The genomic DNA GACCCCGAAATGATCTCCGATAATTTTGAAGTCGTGCGTCGGGTTGACTGGATGCAACACACCCTTTTGTCACTCGTCCCTGTCTCACCACCCTTGCCTGCCGGAACTGCTGCTGATGGTCAGAACTCAGaagcttctccttcaccgtGCATGATGGGCGTTGGTGATAGCCGTTTTGGGAACAAGGTGAGCTGGCACAGCGCGGGTAGGTAGAGATAGATGGAGATAGCAGAGAGATGGCAGAGACTGTCTGTAGTGAGAACGTGTGAGTGAGGTTCAACAGTCAGGGGGCCTGGCCTCGTCCATTTTGATTTCCGCCCCATCCTGTGGCCATCGCGCACATCCCGGTCGGCTTCAATCAGAAGTCGTCGATAATTGCGGAGGCGCTCGGGCCTGGAACCCACTGCGAACGAGGGTTCCCTGGGTGGCTGCCGAGGGCCCGACCTGAGACCCTTTTTGGTCTCTTCGTCTCGACAGAGAAGGCCGGGGTGAGCAGGGCCAGGGTCGCGGTCACGGTGTCTCCCGCCCGTGCAACTGCCAGCGCCCGCGATTCTTCaactctctccctcttctgcATCCCTTCCATGCCGTCAAACCGCCAGACTCGACCCCCGAGACACGATCCGCAACGCACTCGTCCATCGCCTTCCCCACAGATCGCTCATTCCGTGCATTTCGGCAAGTTTGCCCTGTGCATAGCCCTGACGAGCTTGGCATCCTTCGGGCCTCTTGTGTTTGCCTGCTTGCGAGAGCCGGTCCCTGTCTTGTAAAACCAGATCAGATCCCTCCCGCTgcacctcatcatcctgaACATATTAACGATTGCTGGAAACAATTGATAACCtggaaccaccaccactttgaCCCCGGACCTAATCTCGACGACAACTACGGATACTCCGAACTTCCCTGTTTATCTCGACTACCGTGCTGCTGTTATCACACTCATCACctacatatatatatatacctaCATAAAGGCATTCGCCGGGTTCAGGACGCGTGGACTGGGGAACCCGGCGGACTGGACAGCTTCTCCGGACAGTTCGAGACTTCCCCGCAAAGCCGAGACCGAGACGCGCCTCGATTCCCATGTTTCAGTCGACTACACACCAGTGACTTGCAGGAAACGACGCTGATTGGGAATGGCCACCGTGGGAAGAGAGTCGAGCTTCATGCCGACTGTGAAATGCTCGTCATGTGGCTTACAGGTGGAAATCTCCCTGATGGGAGAACATGAATGTTCGGGGCCGCCAGCGGTGGAAGGTAGGCGGTTGATTCCGTTTGTTCACTCCGACAACTTGCTGACCATGCATTCAGAAACACCGCCGATGCCCGCCCCGTCACTTTTTGAAAGATTTAACCCGTGGGGTGCTCCTGCTGCGCCAAAGGACCAGTCTCGGGCACCCCCTCAAGTGGACACCTCTGCTGCCAGTACGCTTGATGCATCTCGAACCATGGCAAATGCTGACGATGGTTCAGATCGTGCCTACGCAGGACAAGGCCAGTTGACGCCAGTGAGTTCACTGTCGAGTGGATCACAACCGAGCGAGCAAAACATCTcgcccaaaacaccaaatgCTAGACCTGCTACTGACAAGCCGGACGAATTCTTTGCTCCTCAAATTGCCAATGAttcgcctccccctcaaccaacaaGGAGATCAGGGGGTTatggggggttgggtaaCGGGACTGATTTCGACGACCAGCTGCCGCCATCAAACCCAGCAAGGAAACAATCACCACCGAACCTAATGGAACGCCTGAATTCCATCGCTCCCGGGCCGTTTGATGCCAACAGAAGGCCTTCGAGCAGTGCTCGTAGCGATATAAACGATCGTCCCGGTACTTCAGCTTCCAACCTTGGTAGCTTGGGTGGAGGACAGGCACAACCCAGCCTGAGAAAGAACGGCTATGGGGGTTTTGGCGTTCCTGCGAGGAGTCCGAGTCGGCAGGAAGACAATCCTCCGCCATTGACACCCAGTCGCGCCGATACATTTCCTCGTCCGAATGAAGGCTTTCCGCCACCCCAGCGAACACCTTCTGCGCCACCCGCGGCCTTGAGAATTCAGCCGCCAGACAGATTACGTGCCCCATCAGAGTCTTTTTCAGACAGAGATGGCGGGACATCGCCAGACAGCCGAGGGTCCATGATGAGCGACAGACCTCGCCGTCCCAGCCGTGGGCCAGACACTTCGagacctccacctcctcgcaGTGCTACACTCCGACCCACTACCCCTGGTCTCCCAACCATCAACCTTGCTGAGGAGTTCGGCGTTGGGAATCCTTACCATACGCCTTCGGAATCGACAGGATCAAGCGTGTCTGTTCACAGCATGTCGGTACAAAGCGTGTCAGTCCAGAGCAGTTTTGAGCGTCGCCCTAGTCAAGCGAGCTCCCGAACTAGCCCACCCAGGTCCATAGCATCGAGATCTGGACGGAGGAAGCCTTCTGACACATCTAGTTTTGATAACTTGATGTCGGATCTTCAGTCTACAATGGACGATAATCAGCAGAAACCGCCAGGTCCTGCCTCTCTCAAAATGCCATACAAGGGAGGTAGAGATCGGCCATCGCCACTAAGCGCTCGTCCGCCACCGCCAGAGGGAGGATATGATCCACGCATCGACCCGCGTGGTCAGCGacgagcagcaggaggatcccctcttccctctccgtTGGAGATCTCGCCGCTTGGCGAAAGCCCTGCCATTATGACACCTAGCATCTTGACACCTGGATCTGGAGCTCAGCCATCTCCAGGCTGGCCGACCCCGAAACCGGAACCAGCTCGACCTTGTGAACAGGAGCCGCCTGTACCGCAACAATCAGCGTTGAGAGAACTGCAGGGAGCGTCTCCCATGGACAGGTCACAAGGTCCCCAAAGGGCACCGCCGATGGAAGCACCAAGAGAGCTTCAAAGGGCACCCACGATGGAAGCGCCAAAGGAGACCCAGAGGCCACCCGTGGAACCTTTTCGACCTCAGCTCCAAAGAGCACCAACAATGGAGGTCCCGAGACAACTTCAGAGAGCCGCCACGATGGACGAGCCAAGGGACATGCAAAGACAAGATCCCAGCAGAACTCCGCAACGGCCTCGAGACCCCCGTGACGAGCTTCGCGACGGCAGACCTCTCCACGAACGATCCCGCTCGCAACCTCGCAACTTGCCTCCTCTCTCGGCCCAGCCTTCCCGCGGCGACTGCAAGGCATGCGGGCTGCCAATCAAGGGGAAATCGATTTCCAGCGCCGACGGCCGTCTCACCGGGCGCTATCACAAGCCGTGCTTCGTCTGCTCGACCTGCCAAGAACCATTCACGTCAGCGACGTTTTACGTCTTGAACGACAGACCCTACTGCGAGCAACACTACCACAAGCTCAACGGCAGCTTGTGTGGGAGCTGCGGCCGAGGCATCGAGGGGGAGTATCTCGAGGATGAGACTTCTCGCAAACACCACGTCGGATGCTTCAAGTGCGGCGACTGCGGCATGGCGCTTCGTGATGGGTACTTTGAGGTCAACGGCAGGGCGTTTTGCGAAAAGGACGCCTGGAGGCGGgtgcagcagcctcctcctccgcctaTGATGATGGGCGGCGGCAGGGGAATGGGTGGTCCTCCcggacgaggaagagggggcaTGAGGCCGCCGGGACCGATGGGGCTGCCGGGGGCGAATCCGAGGTTTGGGCCGAACGGTCCGTATGGGAATAGTCGACTTGGGCCGGGACCGAGACCgcagatggagaagaggatgacgaggttggGAATGCTGTAGGGGTTACAGTTGGACGGTTATCTATCTGATCACGCCGAACCGAACCTCCCTTCCCCGGTTAATATTAATTCGACATTTTCGACAATTCTTGACGCTGAGCTAATAACATGAGATAACGGCTTGACGTCTgacactttttttttctttgtttacGGAAACTCATAGACTGAggaactttttttttcttgttggatTCGGCTTTTTATACCCCCCTTATTGTGGACTTggcttttatatatatatatatatgtatatatatatatatatgtatatatacCCACCGGGGTATTCAGGaccggttgttgttgtctttttttatcctttttttatttttgatGATACGATAATTTCAGGCTGGCCAACAGCATATTTGGATGGAATATTTTTGGactggtggatggatggatgggtggatTAGGGTCTGGGatagggaggggagggaacaGAGGGGGAGTTGTGGAAAATGCattgggtggtggaaggatGGGATttctggggatggggaggggacatGATTGTGTTGCACGGGTTGGGGGTTCCTGCTGTAAGGGCCCGGTGATTGCTTGAATCTGACGTGGTGATACGCGACGggtgtgatggatggatggacggGCGGTTACATGAGATATTGAAGGGGGTTTGATGTTGGGATATGCTGTGCATCGTCATGTCATGATGATGTGtacaggcaggcaggcaggcgggGAGATAGCTGAGGTTTTGGAAAAGAGACAATTTTTAGTTGCTAATATATGGAAAACATATTGACCATTTCTGTTCGCTTTTTGGGGTGATATCGGGGAGGTTTGATGACGGCATGGGAGTGTGTGAAGGTCTGTCTATGCAAAACTCATCGGGCATGTTGCGTATCAGATTCCCGTGGACGGGTAGATGGACTTTCAGACAGATGCACTCCGATTGGGGTTATGATGTGGTGGTCGGTACCTACCCGGCAAAGATGGCCGATGAGAAATGATACAACGATACTGTGGGTGTGTTTTCCATTCCAGATAGTTTGCTTGTTTCAAGTTGGGTCATGGTGTTCCACTGTCTCGGGATAATACCGAGAGCTTGTACTCTGGACTTTGATGGCGAATATGGCCACGACTGTCTTGAGCCCGGGAGGACGTTTGAGCAATGATGGAAGTACCGAACGTTTTGCTggctttttttggggggaggaatTGCTCCCTGTTGTTTGCGGGATATATATGGGTTTAGAGAAGGAAGTTGGTGTAATGTAGCTCTGCAAGAGATCACTCGTCCTTCAGGTAGGTGCCTTGGAGATGGTTCAAGTGCTAGAAATGCGGTTGGATAGGTATCCGCTAGTTACAAAAGGTTGTGGTGTTTATGGGTAAGTTCACGTAGGTAGCCGGTGTCCCATCTTCTAGATCTATGGTTCCTGAAGGAGAATCCCCAGGTTAGTAAgtagggtaggtaggtactcgGTCGTCCTTTCATTTTTGAGGCTTGCCGACTGGGACTTTTGCCTAGAGTTCAAAGATTGTCCCGAAAAGGAACGCCAACAGATTCGATCCGGGTCGGTTTATGTCTGGGATGAGAGGGAAGCTGGCATGCGGAGGTGGACTGAAGGAAAGTCATGGAGCGCCAGCCGTGTGCCTGGGAGTTTTTTAACATACCGCGAGATGGAAGGCAAGCGAGGGAATGGTTTTGGGAACtcgaggaggggggctggGAGAACTCCGGATTCTGGTCGTGgcagtgatgaggatgatggggagccAGACAGTTTGGCGGCTAGCATAGATCATACCATTAGTGCTGCTAAGGAATCGAGGCTCTCTCCAACTTCCGCGAGGCCAGCCCGCTCAATGTGTACCCAATCTCCACCGCCCATCCCACAACACCGTCTTACAACAGCTCGCAGAACCTCCGAATAGAGTTTAATCACCCCCTTCTTGAAACTGACGATAACCGATCTCCGATTTGTTTTGACAAGCATCATTTCACTCAATCACCTCCGGGGAAACCACAACCGAAATTATCATCCTCTacaccgtctcctcctccacaaaaaTTTGTTGTTCCCTTAATGCGCGCTAGAAACTCGCTTCGAAACGTTTACGCCAGGGGGGGCGAGCGGACGCCCGTTGCCAAGTTTCGCTgggctttttcttttttttcttttttcttacTTGGTTTCCGCCACAGAGATCTTGTGGACGATGAAAAATCGTCCCCTATTGATAATgattggtgttggggggaaAATGATGTGCACAATCTCAGGTGACACTGCGTCGTCGATTCCCTGTGGCTTGCCGGCTGGGTAAAATAGGAGAGAGTCCTTTACGATCGACAGAAACTCGAGGGATCATTATATGATTTGGCCTAGAAAAGATAAAGAATCAACTTAACCAAACCTGTGTCCCTGACGATCATCGCTTGTTTGGCAGGTTATTGCATTTACGGGTTGTATGCAAGATAAGATTTCTAACCAGCCGGCAGAGAGGACAAAAAAAGGCTTGTTTGGATTTGGCATTGGAGTTGGAGTGGGAGTTTGGGACTTTGGTTAGGTGGGTTGCAATAGACTAAACCAAAGCGCCAGAAACAAAAGTTTCATTTCCCTCGGCGGTACTCGTTGAATTATTGCCACCAAAAGAGCGGTTCTTCTGCAAAGGACGACAGCCGAGCCGGTGCGGTCTCCGGTGTGATGTTACCATGCTAGATTAGGTGTAGATATTGTGCCGTAGAGCACGACGCTGCGGCGTGGGAGGTGATCGGTTGGGTCAGGACACAGGTCTGCGTAACCTcagttggtgatgggaatCGTGGGGGTAGATTTGAAGGATCAATAGGCAGGCAAGGCTCACTGGAGTAAAG from Podospora pseudoanserina strain CBS 124.78 chromosome 2, whole genome shotgun sequence includes the following:
- a CDS encoding hypothetical protein (EggNog:ENOG503P21F; COG:T; COG:Z), with translation MATVGRESSFMPTVKCSSCGLQVEISLMGEHECSGPPAVEETPPMPAPSLFERFNPWGAPAAPKDQSRAPPQVDTSAANRAYAGQGQLTPVSSLSSGSQPSEQNISPKTPNARPATDKPDEFFAPQIANDSPPPQPTRRSGGYGGLGNGTDFDDQLPPSNPARKQSPPNLMERLNSIAPGPFDANRRPSSSARSDINDRPGTSASNLGSLGGGQAQPSLRKNGYGGFGVPARSPSRQEDNPPPLTPSRADTFPRPNEGFPPPQRTPSAPPAALRIQPPDRLRAPSESFSDRDGGTSPDSRGSMMSDRPRRPSRGPDTSRPPPPRSATLRPTTPGLPTINLAEEFGVGNPYHTPSESTGSSVSVHSMSVQSVSVQSSFERRPSQASSRTSPPRSIASRSGRRKPSDTSSFDNLMSDLQSTMDDNQQKPPGPASLKMPYKGGRDRPSPLSARPPPPEGGYDPRIDPRGQRRAAGGSPLPSPLEISPLGESPAIMTPSILTPGSGAQPSPGWPTPKPEPARPCEQEPPVPQQSALRELQGASPMDRSQGPQRAPPMEAPRELQRAPTMEAPKETQRPPVEPFRPQLQRAPTMEVPRQLQRAATMDEPRDMQRQDPSRTPQRPRDPRDELRDGRPLHERSRSQPRNLPPLSAQPSRGDCKACGLPIKGKSISSADGRLTGRYHKPCFVCSTCQEPFTSATFYVLNDRPYCEQHYHKLNGSLCGSCGRGIEGEYLEDETSRKHHVGCFKCGDCGMALRDGYFEVNGRAFCEKDAWRRVQQPPPPPMMMGGGRGMGGPPGRGRGGMRPPGPMGLPGANPRFGPNGPYGNSRLGPGPRPQMEKRMTRLGML